ATCCTGATGTCTTAAATAAGTTTTGCGAAAAAGTCAGGCGGTTTGCCAAGTGGGATAAGGCAAATTATAGGCAAATCAGGAATATATATAATGCAATAAAAAGTATTAATAGCATTGAAGAGCTTATAAAGCTTAGACCTATCTTGGCTTATATTGGAGCGAGGAATGACATAAGGAATTTAACAGATTTTCTTGAGGATCTTATCAGAGCCATAAGAAACAATAAGG
This genomic interval from Synergistota bacterium contains the following:
- the csm2 gene encoding type III-A CRISPR-associated protein Csm2 — encoded protein: MGRGGFESPREGIGSLKEFIKENALRINSITDPDVLNKFCEKVRRFAKWDKANYRQIRNIYNAIKSINSIEELIKLRPILAYIGARNDIRNLTDFLEDLIRAIRNNKELMSFKKFMEMFICYKRVERN